CTTCTTTATCGATTTCTTTGATACAGCAGGTACGCTTGTAGCGGTTGCAAATCAAGCAGGATTAATGAAGAACAATAAATTACCACGTGCAGGAAAAGCGTTATTTGCAGATGCGATTGCAACTGTAATTGGTGCGATCTTGGGTACATCAACAACAACGTCTTACATTGAATCGTCTGCAGGGGTAGCAGCAGGAGGACGTTCTGGATTTACAGCAGTTGTAACAGCAGGATTCTTTTTACTGGCACTATTCTTCTCGCCATTACTAAGTGTTGTAACGCCAGCAGTAACGGCGCCGGCTTTAATTATTGTAGGAATCTTGATGGTTTCTTCCTTAGGGGAAATTGATTGGAAGAAATTCGAGATTGCAGTGCCAGCATTCTTTACAATTATCTCTATGCCACTTACGTATAGTATCGCAACTGGGATTGCGATTGGATTTATCTTCTATCCAATTACAATGGTAGTGAGTGGTCGTCGTAAAGAGGTTCATCCGATTATGTATGTTATGGGAGTTTTATTCGTACTATATTTCATCTACGTTCGTAAATAAAAGGGGTTTTTTAAAGGTCTAGACTTAAGGGGAGTCTAGACCTTTTTTGCGTCTTCAGAAAATCTTAAGGATTTCCGAGCGTTTTTCTTCAGAAGTTTTCCTATAATAGAAGTTAGGGATTAAAAAAGTGATGGGGGAGATATTGTGGCACACGAAACAATACTTGTCGTAGATGATGAAAAAGAAATTCGGAATTTAATTACAATCTATTTAAAGAATGAAGGATATAAAGTATTACAAGCAGAAGACGGAGAAGAAGGGTTACGTCTATTGGAAGAAAATGAAGTACATCTAGTCGTATTAGATATTATGATGCCGAAAGTGGATGGTATTCATATGTGTATGAAGGTAAGGGAAGCGAAAGAAATGCCTATTATTATGCTTTCTGCCAAAACGCAAGATATGGATAAGATTTTAGGATTAACAACAGGGGCAGATGATTATGTAACGAAGCCGTTTAATCCGTTAGAGCTAATTGCACGAATTAAATCTCAGTTACGCCGTTATATGAAAATGAATGGTTTCGCTATTCAAAATGAGGACGAGTTAGAAATTGGGGAGATGAAAATCAACATCTCGACCCATAAAGTTATTGTAGAGGGAGAAGAAGTGAAACTAACTCCGAGGGAATTTTCAATTTTAGAATTGCTAGCTAGAAATCCAGGTATGGTGTTTAGTGCGGAGCAAATTTATGAAAAGGTGTGGAACGAACGATCTTTCCAGTCTGATAATACTGTAATGGTGCATATTCGAAAAGTGCGTGAAAAGATTGAGGAGAATCCAAGGAAACCTAGATATATAAAAACAGTATGGGGAGTGGGGTATAAGATTGAAAAAGATATTTAATCCGTTTACTTATATAAGGAAAATAAGACAATTAATTGAGAAATTAGTAAAGAGCGTACGAAAGAGTATAAGGATTCAATTGATTACTACTTTTGCTGCTTGTGCGTTATTAGGAGTTTTGTCAGCAAAGGCAGCAGCACCGTTTTTTGAGAATGCGAATCGTCAAGCAACTATCGATTATCGGGCTGGTATGGAACAAATTAATCACCAAGCTCAAGGAGCGGCAAATAGTTCGGTTCATGAAAATAAATTAGAAGCTATATCAAATATGATCGAAATGGAGAACCAAAATTTAGAGCAAGGGTCTAGAGCTTTGAAGATATTGGTTACTGATGAAAGTGGCAAAGTTTTATATAAAACAAAGCAAGCGCAAGAAGAGCAAATCGATTTGCATAATACGATTCGTAATGCAGCATCATTCGCGATTAATTATACAGATGGTAGAAATGTATTTGAAAGTACAAGAAAAGAGTTTATATCTTTTTCACCTATTACTATTGATGGAAAGAATTTGTACATGTTTGTTAGTGGAATTCCAGAGGGAGAGGTAATATATGATACGCAAGAAGGACCATTCCCGTTTTTAATTGGTGTACTTGTATTCATTTTCTCTTTCTTCTATATAACAAAGAGAAAGATGAAGCAGATTGAAGCAATGGCACAAGGCGTAAAGGAAATAGAAAGAGGTAACTTAGCCTACCGCATTGAGAAAAAAGGTGAAGATGAGATTGCAGCTTTAACGGAGAATATTAATAATATGGCAGAAGAGCTTATGAATAATATAGAAAAGGAACGTAAATTAGAAAAGCAAAAGAATGAGCTTATCACAAATGTATCGCATGATTTGCGTACACCACTTACTTCTATTATGGGTTACTTACGATTACTTCGAGATTCTAAATATGAAAATAAAGAACAACACGATGAGTATACGAGAATTGCTTTTGCAAAGTCGGAGCAGTTAAAAAATTTAATAGAAGATTTATTTGAGTATACGAAGTTAACAAATGAACAAGTTGTATTAGAAAAACAAGAAGTATGTGTAAATGAGTTGCTTGAGCAATTAATAGAAGAGTTAGTACCGCAAGCGGAAGAGCATGGACTTACGTTTGTTAAGAAGTTTCCTGAGGAACGTGCTTATGCATCGATTGATTCGGAAAAGATGGTTCGTGTATTTGATAATTTACTAATGAATGCAATTAAGTATAGTAAAGATGATGGAGAGATAAAAGTTTCTCTTCAAAGGCAGCGTAGGGATATACAAATTGTAATTGCGAATCATAGTGAAGAGTTTACGAGAGAAGAGTTAGCGAATTTGTTTGAACGTTTCTATAAGAAGGATCAATCTCGAAGTAGAGTAACGGAAGGGTCGGGACTCGGTTTAGCGATTGCGAAAAGTATTGTTGAGTTACAAGGTGGTAGTATTCGAGCGGAATATAGGGATGGCATTATTCAATTTATCGTCTCGTTACCAATTATAGAAAAATAATAAATGAATAGAATGGTATGTGATAAAAAGGCTTATTTTAAAAGAAATAAGCCTTTTTATATTTTTTATAAAAATATATTGACGATTAGAGCTTAGAGGTGTAATATAGAACAAGTCGCCGATGACATTAACGTCGAAAGCGACAAACGAAATGAAAAACTTAGTTGACATTGAAAGATGAAAATGTTAACATAAGGAAGTCGCAAATGAGCGACCAAGTAGTTCTTTGAAAACTGAACGAAACAAACAACGTGAAACGTCAATTTTTATTTTAGATGCTAGACAAACTAACTTTATTGGAGAGTTTGATCCTGGCTCAGGATGAACGCTGGCGGCGTGCCTAATACATGCAAGTCGAGCGAATGGATTAAGAGCTTGCTCTTATGAAGTTAGCGGCGGACGGGTGAGTAACACGTGGGTAACCTGCCCATAAGACTGGGATAACTCCGGGAAACCGGGGCTAATACCGGATAACATTTTGAACCGCATGGTTCGAAATTGAAAGGCGGCTTCGGCTGTCACTTATGGATGGACCCGCGTCGCATTAGCTAGTTGGTGAGGTAACGGCTCACCAAGGCAACGATGCGTAGCCGACCTGAGAGGGTGATCGGCCACACTGGGACTGAGACACGGCCCAGACTCCTACGGGAGGCAGCAGTAGGGAATCTTCCGCAATGGACGAAAGTCTGACGGAGCAACGCCGCGTGAGTGATGAAGGCTTTCGGGTCGTAAAACTCTGTTGTTAGGGAAGAACAAGTGCTAGTTGAATAAGCTGGCACCTTGACGGTACCTAACCAGAAAGCCACGGCTAACTACGTGCCAGCAGCCGCGGTAATACGTAGGTGGCAAGCGTTATCCGGAATTATTGGGCGTAAAGCGCGCGCAGGTGGTTTCTTAAGTCTGATGTGAAAGCCCACGGCTCAACCGTGGAGGGTCATTGGAAACTGGGAGACTTGAGTGCAGAAGAGGAAAGTGGAATTCCATGTGTAGCGGTGAAATGCGTAGAGATATGGAGGAACACCAGTGGCGAAGGCGACTTTCTGGTCTGTAACTGACACTGAGGCGCGAAAGCGTGGGGAGCAAACAGGATTAGATACCCTGGTAGTCCACGCCGTAAACGATGAGTGCTAAGTGTTAGAGGGTTTCCGCCCTTTAGTGCTGAAGTTAACGCATTAAGCACTCCGCCTGGGGAGTACGGCCGCAAGGCTGAAACTCAAAGGAATTGACGGGGGCCCGCACAAGCGGTGGAGCATGTGGTTTAATTCGAAGCAACGCGAAGAACCTTACCAGGTCTTGACATCCTCTGAAAACCCTAGAGATAGGGCTTCTCCTTCGGGAGCAGAGTGACAGGTGGTGCATGGTTGTCGTCAGCTCGTGTCGTGAGATGTTGGGTTAAGTCCCGCAACGAGCGCAACCCTTGATCTTAGTTGCCATCATTAAGTTGGGCACTCTAAGGTGACTGCCGGTGACAAACCGGAGGAAGGTGGGGATGACGTCAAATCATCATGCCCCTTATGACCTGGGCTACACACGTGCTACAATGGACGGTACAAAGAGCTGCAAGACCGCGAGGTGGAGCTAATCTCATAAAACCGTTCTCAGTTCGGATTGTAGGCTGCAACTCGCCTACATGAAGCTGGAATCGCTAGTAATCGCGGATCAGCATGCCGCGGTGAATACGTTCCCGGGCCTTGTACACACCGCCCGTCACACCACGAGAGTTTGTAACACCCGAAGTCGGTGGGGTAACCTTTTTGGAGCCAGCCGCCTAAGGTGGGACAGATGATTGGGGTGAAGTCGTAACAAGGTAGCCGTATCGGAAGGTGCGGCTGGATCACCTCCTTTCTATGGAGAATTGATGAACGCTGTTCATCAATAAAGTTTCCGTGTTTCGTTTTGTTCAGTTTTGAGAGAACTATCTCTCATATATAAATGTATGTTCTTTGAAAACTAGATAACAGTGTAGCTCATATTTTTTAATTTTTAGTTTGGTTAAGTTAGAAAGGGCGCACGGTGGATGCCTTGACACTAGGAGTCGATGAAGGACGGGACTAACGCCGATATGCTTCGGGGAGCTGTAAGTAAGCTTTGATCCGAAGATTTCCGAATGGGGAAACCCACCATACGTAATGGTATGGTATCCTTATCTGAATACATAGGGTAAGGAAGACAGACCCAGGGAACTGAAACATCTAAGTACCTGGAGGAAGAGAAAGCAAATGCGATTTCCTGAGTAGCGGCGAGCGAAACGGAACATAGCCCAAACCAAGAGGCTTGCCTCTTGGGGTTGTAGGACATTCTATACGGAGTTACAAAGGAACGAGGTAGACGAAGCGACCTGGAAAGGTCCGTCGTAGAGGGTAACAACCCCGTAGTCGAAACTTCGTTCTCTCTTGAATGTATCCTGAGTACGGCGGAACACGTGAAATTCCGTCGGAATCTGGGAGGACCATCTCCCAAGGCTAAATACTCCCTAGTGATCGATAGTGAACCAGTACCGTGAGGGAAAGGTGAAAAGCACCCCGGAAGGGGAGTGAAAGAGATCCTGAAACCGTGTGCCTACAAATAGTCAGAGCCCGTTAACGGGTGATGGCGTGCCTTTTGTAGAATGAACCGGCGAGTTACGATCCCGTGCGAGGTTAAGCTGAAGAGGCGGAGCCGCAGCGAAAGCGAGTCTGAATAGGGCGTTTAGTACG
This DNA window, taken from Bacillus cereus ATCC 14579, encodes the following:
- a CDS encoding response regulator transcription factor, coding for MAHETILVVDDEKEIRNLITIYLKNEGYKVLQAEDGEEGLRLLEENEVHLVVLDIMMPKVDGIHMCMKVREAKEMPIIMLSAKTQDMDKILGLTTGADDYVTKPFNPLELIARIKSQLRRYMKMNGFAIQNEDELEIGEMKINISTHKVIVEGEEVKLTPREFSILELLARNPGMVFSAEQIYEKVWNERSFQSDNTVMVHIRKVREKIEENPRKPRYIKTVWGVGYKIEKDI
- the ampS gene encoding aminopeptidase AmpS, translated to MKKIFNPFTYIRKIRQLIEKLVKSVRKSIRIQLITTFAACALLGVLSAKAAAPFFENANRQATIDYRAGMEQINHQAQGAANSSVHENKLEAISNMIEMENQNLEQGSRALKILVTDESGKVLYKTKQAQEEQIDLHNTIRNAASFAINYTDGRNVFESTRKEFISFSPITIDGKNLYMFVSGIPEGEVIYDTQEGPFPFLIGVLVFIFSFFYITKRKMKQIEAMAQGVKEIERGNLAYRIEKKGEDEIAALTENINNMAEELMNNIEKERKLEKQKNELITNVSHDLRTPLTSIMGYLRLLRDSKYENKEQHDEYTRIAFAKSEQLKNLIEDLFEYTKLTNEQVVLEKQEVCVNELLEQLIEELVPQAEEHGLTFVKKFPEERAYASIDSEKMVRVFDNLLMNAIKYSKDDGEIKVSLQRQRRDIQIVIANHSEEFTREELANLFERFYKKDQSRSRVTEGSGLGLAIAKSIVELQGGSIRAEYRDGIIQFIVSLPIIEK